The following coding sequences lie in one Carassius gibelio isolate Cgi1373 ecotype wild population from Czech Republic chromosome A17, carGib1.2-hapl.c, whole genome shotgun sequence genomic window:
- the LOC127933590 gene encoding cysteine-rich protein 1, producing the protein MPKCPKCEKEVYFAERVSSLGKDWHRPCLKCEKCSKTLSPGSHAEHEGKPYCNNPCYAALFGPKGFGRGGTESHTFK; encoded by the exons ATGCCTAAATGCCCCAAGTGCGAGAAGGAGGTTTACTTTG CTGAGAGAGTGTCGTCACTTGGCAAAGACTGGCATAGACCTTGTCTGAAATGCGAGAAATGCAGCAAGACCTTGTCGCCTGGCTCACATGCAGAG CATGAGGGGAAGCCTTATTGTAACAACCCATGTTACGCTGCACTCTTTGGACCCAAAG GTTTTGGACGTGGCGGCACTGAGAGCCACACATTCAAATAG